Proteins from a genomic interval of Streptomyces sp. NBC_00820:
- the npdG gene encoding NADPH-dependent F420 reductase, with protein MTSTDSAPTAAKAPARDPWDLPDVSGLVVGVLGGTGPQGKGLAHRLAKAGQKVIIGSRAAERAQAAAEELGYGVEGADNAETARRSDIVIVAVPWDGHGATLTALREDLAGKLVVDCVNPLGFDKQGAYALTPEEGSAAQQAAALLPDSRVTAAFHHLSAVLLEDPETEEINTDVMVLGDKRADTDLVQALAGRIPGMRGVYAGRLRNAHQVEGLVANLISVNRRYKAHAGLRVTDV; from the coding sequence ATGACCTCTACCGACAGCGCACCCACCGCCGCGAAGGCCCCCGCCAGGGACCCCTGGGACCTGCCCGACGTCTCCGGCCTCGTCGTCGGCGTGCTCGGCGGCACCGGCCCCCAGGGCAAGGGCCTCGCCCACCGGCTCGCCAAGGCCGGCCAGAAGGTGATCATCGGCTCGCGCGCCGCCGAGCGCGCCCAGGCCGCCGCCGAGGAACTCGGGTACGGCGTCGAGGGCGCCGACAACGCCGAGACCGCGCGCCGCAGCGACATCGTGATCGTCGCCGTACCGTGGGACGGCCACGGCGCGACCCTGACCGCGCTGCGCGAGGACCTGGCCGGCAAGCTCGTCGTGGACTGTGTCAACCCGCTCGGCTTCGACAAGCAGGGCGCCTACGCGCTCACGCCCGAGGAGGGCAGCGCCGCCCAGCAGGCCGCCGCGCTGCTGCCGGACTCCCGGGTCACCGCCGCCTTCCACCACCTCTCGGCCGTCCTCCTGGAGGACCCGGAGACCGAGGAGATCAACACCGATGTGATGGTCCTCGGCGACAAGCGGGCCGACACCGACCTGGTGCAGGCGCTGGCCGGGCGCATCCCCGGCATGCGCGGTGTCTACGCGGGCCGGCTGCGCAATGCCCACCAGGTCGAGGGACTGGTCGCGAACCTGATCTCGGTCAACCGCCGGTACAAGGCGCACGCCGGGCTGCGCGTCACCGACGTCTGA
- the map gene encoding type I methionyl aminopeptidase, translating to MSGQSLLVPGELSPTRSVPGNIRRPEYVGKPAPTPYTGPEVQTPETVEAMRTAGRIASRAMEEAAKIIAPGVTTDELDRVAHAYMCDHGAYPSTLGYRGFPKSLCTSVNEVICHGIPDSTVLKDGDIVNLDVTAYIGGVHGDNNATYLVGDVDEESRLLVERTREALNRAIKAVRPGRQINIIGRVIESYAKRFGYGVVRDFTGHGISTSFHSGLIVPHYDSPHATTVMQPGMTFTIEPMLTLGTHEYDMWDDGWTVVTKDRARTAQFEHTLVVTDTGADILTLP from the coding sequence ATGTCTGGCCAGTCGCTGCTCGTACCAGGGGAGCTGTCTCCCACCCGTTCGGTGCCCGGAAACATCCGCCGCCCCGAGTACGTCGGAAAGCCCGCTCCGACTCCGTACACCGGGCCGGAGGTGCAGACCCCGGAGACCGTCGAGGCGATGCGGACCGCCGGCCGTATCGCCTCGCGGGCGATGGAGGAGGCCGCGAAGATCATCGCTCCCGGCGTCACCACGGACGAACTGGACAGGGTCGCGCACGCGTACATGTGCGACCACGGGGCCTACCCGTCCACGCTGGGCTACCGCGGCTTCCCCAAGTCGCTGTGCACGTCGGTCAACGAGGTCATCTGCCACGGCATCCCGGACTCGACGGTCCTCAAGGACGGCGACATCGTCAACCTGGACGTGACGGCGTACATCGGCGGGGTGCACGGCGACAACAACGCCACCTACCTGGTCGGGGACGTGGACGAGGAGTCGCGGCTGCTGGTGGAGCGCACCCGGGAGGCGCTGAACCGGGCGATCAAGGCGGTCAGGCCGGGGCGGCAGATCAACATCATCGGCCGGGTCATCGAGTCGTACGCCAAGCGCTTCGGCTACGGGGTGGTGCGGGACTTCACCGGGCACGGCATCAGCACCTCGTTCCACTCCGGGCTGATCGTCCCGCACTACGACAGTCCGCACGCGACGACCGTCATGCAGCCGGGGATGACCTTCACGATCGAGCCCATGCTGACGCTGGGCACGCACGAGTACGACATGTGGGACGACGGCTGGACCGTCGTGACGAAGGACCGCGCGCGCACGGCCCAGTTCGAGCACACGCTGGTGGTGACGGACACGGGAGCGGACATCCTGACCCTGCCGTGA
- a CDS encoding biliverdin-producing heme oxygenase, which yields MESFSSLIRTASREQHGRVRASAFIGGLLDGRLGVSAYARYTEQLWFVYEALESAAERLAADPVAGPFLRPELLRLPALERDLAHLRGADWRAGLSALPATRAYADRIRACAAHWPGGYVAHHYTRYLGDLSGGQIIRDRAESTWGFARKGDGVRFYVFEGIANPAEFKRGYRTLLDSVDADELERQRIVTECREAYALNAGVFRALDEEFPLTA from the coding sequence ATGGAGTCGTTCTCGAGCCTCATCCGCACCGCGTCACGCGAGCAGCACGGGCGCGTGCGCGCCTCCGCGTTCATCGGCGGCCTGCTCGACGGCAGGCTGGGCGTGTCCGCGTACGCCCGCTACACCGAGCAGCTGTGGTTCGTCTACGAGGCGCTGGAGAGTGCGGCCGAGCGGCTGGCGGCGGACCCGGTGGCCGGGCCGTTCCTCCGGCCGGAGCTGCTGCGGCTGCCCGCGCTGGAGCGGGACCTGGCGCATCTGCGCGGCGCGGACTGGCGGGCGGGCCTGTCCGCGCTGCCCGCGACCCGGGCCTACGCCGACCGCATCCGCGCGTGCGCCGCGCACTGGCCCGGCGGCTACGTCGCCCACCACTACACCCGCTACCTCGGCGACCTGTCCGGCGGCCAGATCATCCGCGACCGGGCGGAGAGCACATGGGGCTTCGCGCGGAAGGGCGACGGGGTCCGCTTCTACGTCTTCGAGGGGATCGCCAACCCGGCCGAGTTCAAGCGGGGTTACCGCACCCTGCTGGACTCGGTCGACGCGGACGAGCTGGAGCGGCAGCGGATCGTGACCGAGTGCCGGGAGGCGTACGCCCTGAACGCGGGGGTCTTCCGGGCCCTGGACGAGGAGTTCCCGCTGACGGCGTAG
- a CDS encoding IS481 family transposase, whose translation MPHRNAPLTETGRLRLARCVVDDGWPLRRAAERFQVSPTTAQRWAGRYRQLGEAGMSDRSSRPHHSPRRTPTRAERRIIKVRLTRRWGPARIAHLLGLVPSTVHRILVRFGLARLSHLDRATGRVIRRYERDRPGELVHVDIKKLGNIPDGGGHKALGRQAGRKTRSGAGYSYIHTAVDDHSRLAYSEIHTDEKKETATAFWTRAHAYFTGVGITVERVLTDNGACYKSYLWRETLTAAGITHKRTRPYRPQTNGKVERLNRTLLDEWAYAKPYHSEQERRDAFPRWLHSYNHHRGHTALAGKPPASRVPNLTGQYS comes from the coding sequence ATGCCCCACCGTAATGCACCTCTGACCGAGACCGGACGTCTGCGGCTGGCCCGCTGCGTGGTTGATGACGGATGGCCTCTGCGCCGGGCGGCGGAGCGGTTCCAGGTCTCGCCGACCACAGCCCAGCGGTGGGCCGGGCGATACCGCCAACTCGGCGAGGCGGGGATGAGCGACCGTTCCAGCCGCCCCCACCACAGCCCTCGACGCACGCCGACGCGGGCCGAACGCCGGATCATCAAGGTCCGCCTCACACGGCGGTGGGGACCTGCCCGCATCGCGCACCTGCTGGGCCTGGTGCCCTCCACCGTGCACCGCATCCTGGTCCGCTTCGGCCTGGCCCGGCTCAGCCACCTCGACCGAGCCACCGGCCGGGTCATACGCCGCTACGAACGCGACCGGCCCGGCGAACTCGTGCACGTGGACATCAAGAAGCTCGGCAACATCCCCGACGGCGGCGGCCACAAGGCCCTGGGCCGCCAGGCAGGCCGCAAAACCCGCTCCGGAGCCGGCTACAGCTACATCCACACCGCCGTCGACGACCACTCCCGCCTCGCCTACAGCGAGATCCACACGGACGAGAAGAAAGAGACCGCCACCGCCTTCTGGACACGCGCACACGCCTACTTCACCGGCGTCGGGATCACCGTCGAACGGGTCCTGACCGACAACGGAGCCTGCTACAAGTCCTACCTCTGGCGCGAAACCCTGACGGCGGCCGGGATCACCCACAAGCGAACCCGGCCCTACCGGCCACAGACCAACGGCAAGGTCGAACGACTCAACCGCACCCTGCTCGACGAATGGGCCTACGCAAAGCCCTACCACTCAGAACAGGAACGACGCGACGCGTTCCCCCGCTGGCTGCACTCCTACAATCACCACCGCGGACACACCGCGCTCGCAGGCAAACCACCCGCCAGCCGCGTCCCCAACCTCACAGGGCAATACAGCTAG